The DNA sequence TTACAATAGAATTTATAGAAACATTCTCCATTGCTGCCGCACGAATCCGCTACGCAAAGTCTGTGACTTTGAGCTGAAAATGTACTTCATAAACATGCAGATAACAATTCAATTCAGGAATTGTTTTTCATGTATTTTTTATTTTTAACTTCTAGCAATTGTTGTTTTAGTTGAAATAAATTACCTCTAACAAAATACAAAAAGGATAATTACCGAAATGTGGCTTAAAATCCTAAATTTGTAATGCACCAAATAACAATAGTACACAATCACCAAAAATAATTTCTATGAGAAAATTAAAATTACAAATGCAGATAACCCTTGATGGTTTTGTATGTGGGCCGAATGGCGAACAGGATTGGGTATGGCTAAGTCCACCAGATGAGGTAGGTTTTCAGAAAATAGTTGAACTGGCTGATACCAGTGATACCCTCTTAATGGGGCGTAAAATGACGCGACAATTTATTGACCATTGGGAAAATGTGGCGGATAACATGCCGGATCATCCGACGAATCTTTTGGCAAAAATGATTGTGGATATGCGGAAGATTACATTTAGCCATACTGAAACAAATATGGAAGGAAGAAATTTAGAAGTTGAAAACGGGGATCTTGCTACTACGGTTGAAGCTTTGAAAAAAGAATCAGGAAAGGATATTCTGGTGTATGGAGGTGCTGACTTCGTGAGCTCTTTGATTGATCAGGATCTTATTGATGAATATTACATGATTGTAAATCCGGTTGCGATCGGAAAGGGGCTTCCTATTTTTAATGGCAGAACAGTTTTAAAATTAGAAAATTCTGTTGCTTTTAAAAGCGGAAAAGTGCTTAATACATATCTGCCGGTAAGGGAAAACTAATTGCAGTTAAAAAACTATATATTAAAATAAAAGCCTTCATAATGAAGGCTTTTATTTATTTCGAAATCCTTGCAACCGCTCTTTTTGCTTTCCGATGTGCTTTCCTAACTTTAAAATTAAACCATCTTTCTTTAAACAAATTACGCATAGCATCATCGAAATGTCTGATCATCACAAGGTTTTTAAACCCACGCCATTTTTCAAGCCAACTGGAAGGTAGAGCCCTGATGGAAACGGAATAGCCTTCAGTTTCATATTGAATATAATGCCACCATCCGGAAGGGATATACAAGGTTTCTCCAGGATGAATAACAGCTTCATAGCCTCTTACATATTTCAATGCAGGGAATTCATTATAGTCGGGTTCCTTAACATTGGCTAGGCTGTGAAAATTATAAGGTAATTTGTACATGATGCTGGATTGTTCCCATGGGAATAACCATATTTTTTTGATCCCCTGAAATTGAGTAATGAAAACATGCGACATATCGATGTCGATATGATTCCTGGTGATAGACCCTTTACCTCCAAAGAACATAAAAGGTAGCCATTTTAGAATTTTTCCATTGGTAATGTCATTGTAATGAATATCATTTTTCATTTCGGGCCTTATTGTTAATAGATTGAAAAGAAAAAGACGGTGTTCCGTTGGCTGCGTGCTGATCAGATCCAGATATTCGGAAAAACGGGTTTGAGAAATGGGTTTGCTGGCCACGCGGTCTAAAGACTCCAGGTCACTGCCATAAATATTGACCGGATGATCACCGGCGATTTCTTTAAAATACTCGTAATTCCACTTTTTAAAGGCGGGACTTTTAGGATCGACAAAATCTTCTAAGATGACTGGCAGACGAGGTTTCATATATTGATTCAGGAAGGTTCGGGATGATATTTTTCTAACTTTTTGTACCGTTGATAGTTTCATTTTCAGAATTTAAAGGACAAATATAAAATTATTATCCTACTAAATTAGTAGACTATTTGTTAAAATGAGTGTTTTACTTCATTTTTTTAGAATAAGAATCATAAAATAGGATTGTTTACCGCCTTTTTACTAAATTAGCGCATCTAAAAAATTACTAAAAATGATCTCTGAAAAATATCTTCAAAATTTACAGAACGAGCTTAAAAATATTGAAAACGACGGGCTTTATAAGAGAGAAAGAATTATCACTTCTCAGCAAAGTGCGGAAATAGAAGCTAACGGTAAAAAACTGTTGAACTTCTGTGCGAACAATTATTTAGGATTATCTAATCATCCGGAAGTCATGAAAGCTTCCCAGGATATGATAGGGTCTCACGGATACGGAATGTCATCTGTTCGTTTCATTTGTGGAACTCAGGATATTCACAAGCAGTTGGAAGAAAAGATTGCTCAGTTTTTAGGATTGGAAGATACGATCTTGTATGCAGCTTGTTTTGATGCGAATGGAGGTGTATTTGAACCATTATTCACAGAAGAGGATGCTATTATCTCCGATGAGTTGAACCACGCTTCAATTATCGATGGGGTTCGTCTTTGCAAGGCAGCAAGATACCGTTACAAAAATAACAATATGCAGGATCTGGAAGCTCAGTTAATAGCTGCTTCTGAAAAAAATCACCGTTTTACAATTATCGTTACTGATGGGGTTTTCTCAATGGATGGTATCGTTGCTGATTTAAAAGGAGTGTGTGATCTGGCCGATAAATATGGGGCTTTAGTAATGGTGGATGATTCTCACGCAACGGGTTTCATTGGAAAAACAGGTCGTGGAACGCATGAAGCAAATGAAGTAATGGGTAGAGTAGATATCATCACTTCAACATTAGGAAAAGCATTGGGTGGAGCTTTAGGAGGATTTACTTCCGGTAAAAAAGAGATCATCGACATGTTGAGACAACGTTCTCGTCCTTATTTATTCTCTAACTCACTAGCTCCGGGGATTGTTGGTGCTGCTTTAAAAGTTTTAGATATGATCTCTGATGACACTTCACTTCGTGATCAGGTGATGGAAAATGCAGAATATTTCAGAAAAGAAATGAAAGCAAAAGGTTTTGATATTCCTGATGGAGATGCTGCAATTGTCCCGGTAATGCTTTATGATGCACCGTTGGCTCAGAAAATGGCGGAGAAATTAATGGATGAAGGAATCTATGTGATTGGATTCTTCTATCCTGTGGTTCCGAAAGGAAAAGCGAGAATCAGAGTTCAGCTTTCTGCAGCGCACACAAGAGCGCATTTAGACAAAGCTATTGCAGCTTTTGAAAAAGTGGGGAAAGAGCTGAATGTGATTTCTTAAGTCAGTACCTTTTGGTATCTTGAAAAAAATAGAATTGAAAACTTTGGGATTGTTCAGCTACTTATATGGCTAATGATCCCAATATTATTTCAAAGATTGAAGACGGGAGTGGGAGCGTGGTCGCCTGTCATTTTATAAAAAATAGAAAGTTTTAAAATGCTTTACACAATAATCAAAGCG is a window from the Chryseobacterium sp. T16E-39 genome containing:
- a CDS encoding dihydrofolate reductase family protein, giving the protein MRKLKLQMQITLDGFVCGPNGEQDWVWLSPPDEVGFQKIVELADTSDTLLMGRKMTRQFIDHWENVADNMPDHPTNLLAKMIVDMRKITFSHTETNMEGRNLEVENGDLATTVEALKKESGKDILVYGGADFVSSLIDQDLIDEYYMIVNPVAIGKGLPIFNGRTVLKLENSVAFKSGKVLNTYLPVREN
- a CDS encoding cupin-like domain-containing protein; its protein translation is MKLSTVQKVRKISSRTFLNQYMKPRLPVILEDFVDPKSPAFKKWNYEYFKEIAGDHPVNIYGSDLESLDRVASKPISQTRFSEYLDLISTQPTEHRLFLFNLLTIRPEMKNDIHYNDITNGKILKWLPFMFFGGKGSITRNHIDIDMSHVFITQFQGIKKIWLFPWEQSSIMYKLPYNFHSLANVKEPDYNEFPALKYVRGYEAVIHPGETLYIPSGWWHYIQYETEGYSVSIRALPSSWLEKWRGFKNLVMIRHFDDAMRNLFKERWFNFKVRKAHRKAKRAVARISK
- the kbl gene encoding glycine C-acetyltransferase, which translates into the protein MISEKYLQNLQNELKNIENDGLYKRERIITSQQSAEIEANGKKLLNFCANNYLGLSNHPEVMKASQDMIGSHGYGMSSVRFICGTQDIHKQLEEKIAQFLGLEDTILYAACFDANGGVFEPLFTEEDAIISDELNHASIIDGVRLCKAARYRYKNNNMQDLEAQLIAASEKNHRFTIIVTDGVFSMDGIVADLKGVCDLADKYGALVMVDDSHATGFIGKTGRGTHEANEVMGRVDIITSTLGKALGGALGGFTSGKKEIIDMLRQRSRPYLFSNSLAPGIVGAALKVLDMISDDTSLRDQVMENAEYFRKEMKAKGFDIPDGDAAIVPVMLYDAPLAQKMAEKLMDEGIYVIGFFYPVVPKGKARIRVQLSAAHTRAHLDKAIAAFEKVGKELNVIS